The Paenibacillus tianjinensis genome has a window encoding:
- a CDS encoding YutD family protein: MIVIGGKGYELMLDHKDGWNPEAFRGRYSEVLDRYDYIIGDWGYSQLRLKGFYRDNHPKVNRDTAISGMVDYINEYCNFGCAYFVLHKLKELPKEGTFKDILIKEIPEPGSEEESLEESAETAATNREQREAPAKSSTNGGASSREHTSKDRPVREHQSRNHRNKDSQGKKNHKESQGRQHNQHSNHSNNQAPNPPQNPSN, translated from the coding sequence TTGATCGTTATAGGTGGAAAAGGCTACGAGCTGATGCTCGATCATAAAGACGGCTGGAACCCGGAGGCATTCCGCGGGCGTTACAGCGAGGTCCTGGACCGTTACGATTATATCATCGGCGACTGGGGCTACAGCCAGCTGCGCTTAAAAGGCTTTTACCGGGACAATCACCCTAAGGTGAACCGGGATACAGCGATTTCCGGCATGGTGGATTATATTAATGAGTATTGCAACTTTGGCTGTGCCTATTTTGTGCTGCATAAGCTGAAGGAACTGCCGAAAGAGGGTACCTTTAAGGATATTCTGATCAAAGAAATTCCTGAACCCGGCTCGGAAGAGGAGTCCTTAGAGGAATCCGCAGAGACAGCGGCAACCAACCGAGAACAACGGGAGGCTCCAGCCAAATCCTCAACGAATGGAGGGGCTTCCTCCAGAGAGCATACCAGCAAGGATAGACCGGTACGCGAGCATCAGAGCCGGAATCACCGGAATAAGGACTCGCAGGGCAAGAAGAACCATAAAGAGTCTCAAGGCAGACAGCACAACCAACATTCGAATCACTCGAACAACCAGGCTCCGAATCCGCCGCAAAACCCTTCGAATTAA
- a CDS encoding TVP38/TMEM64 family protein, with amino-acid sequence MTEIINNWIDWLLQSLGLSGPYILLATIPLTLLQSLFGFFPLAVLIVLHVSEFNIIGGMLVSWMACNLGSVLVYFLFRRYLFGWFDRKWRSKLKRYDKWQRYLDRYGIWTLVLLRTVPIMPSNIINFMAAVSPIKARAYIWGTVLGNLSYIWLFGTIGSSLIVPREEWNGFLLWYAVFIAVLLGIFVRFHWGHLQEDKRKRME; translated from the coding sequence ATGACAGAGATCATAAACAACTGGATTGATTGGCTGCTGCAAAGTCTGGGCCTGAGCGGTCCCTACATTTTACTGGCGACGATTCCTCTTACCCTGCTGCAGAGTTTATTCGGGTTTTTTCCGCTGGCTGTACTGATTGTTCTGCATGTATCCGAATTTAATATCATTGGCGGGATGCTCGTCAGCTGGATGGCCTGCAATTTAGGCTCGGTGCTTGTTTATTTCCTGTTTCGCAGATACCTGTTTGGCTGGTTCGACCGGAAATGGCGCTCCAAGCTGAAGCGTTATGACAAGTGGCAGCGTTATCTCGACCGGTACGGGATCTGGACACTGGTCCTGCTGCGTACCGTGCCCATTATGCCCAGCAATATTATTAATTTCATGGCCGCGGTCTCGCCGATTAAAGCCCGGGCTTATATCTGGGGCACGGTGCTTGGCAACCTGTCCTACATCTGGCTGTTTGGAACGATTGGTTCTTCCCTTATTGTCCCGCGGGAGGAATGGAACGGGTTCCTGCTCTGGTATGCGGTATTCATCGCGGTTCTGCTCGGAATCTTTGTGCGTTTCCACTGGGGACATTTGCAGGAGGATAAGCGGAAACGGATGGAGTAG
- a CDS encoding quaternary amine ABC transporter ATP-binding protein: MAIIEVKQLTKVFGNDAGRALPLLEQGWSKEKIAREAKLTVGVNKAEFSIGEGEIFVIMGLSGSGKSTLVRLLNRLIEPTGGQVLFKGKDVVKMNSEELRTFRRKNIGMVFQKFALFPHRTVLANAEYGLEVQGVDKKERTRLAMEALELVGLKGWENHRPDQLSGGMQQRVGLARGLANDPDILLMDEAFSALDPLIRKDMQQELLELQARVKKTIVFITHDLDEALRIGDRIALMKDGVIVQIGTPEEILIQPANKYVERFVEDVDLSKVLTASHVMRQPEMIRPERGPRVALQLMRDSGVSSLYVANNEMKLQGVLTADDASRALKENKSILEVLQREIPRVGPDTLLNDLFELMSETHLPVAVVDENDRLKGIVIKGAVLSALAGNAVPEGGTNS, from the coding sequence ATGGCAATTATAGAGGTGAAGCAACTTACCAAAGTATTCGGTAACGATGCAGGACGGGCTCTTCCATTACTGGAACAAGGCTGGTCCAAAGAGAAAATTGCCCGGGAGGCCAAACTGACGGTTGGCGTCAATAAGGCCGAATTCAGCATCGGCGAAGGAGAAATATTTGTCATTATGGGCTTGTCGGGCAGCGGCAAATCGACGCTAGTCCGTTTATTGAACCGTCTGATTGAGCCCACCGGGGGCCAGGTTTTGTTCAAAGGCAAGGATGTAGTCAAGATGAATTCCGAAGAGCTGCGTACGTTCCGGCGTAAAAATATCGGTATGGTATTTCAAAAGTTTGCCCTGTTCCCGCACCGGACGGTGCTGGCCAACGCCGAATACGGCCTTGAAGTGCAGGGTGTAGATAAAAAAGAGCGGACCAGACTTGCGATGGAGGCTCTGGAGCTGGTAGGCCTGAAAGGCTGGGAGAACCACCGCCCTGATCAGCTTAGCGGCGGCATGCAGCAGCGTGTGGGCCTTGCCAGGGGACTTGCCAATGATCCCGATATTCTGCTGATGGATGAAGCCTTTAGTGCGCTTGATCCGCTGATCCGCAAGGATATGCAGCAGGAGCTGCTGGAGCTGCAGGCCAGAGTGAAGAAGACGATCGTCTTCATCACCCATGATCTGGATGAGGCGCTGCGCATCGGCGACCGGATTGCCCTGATGAAGGATGGCGTGATTGTGCAGATCGGCACACCGGAAGAAATTCTTATTCAGCCGGCCAACAAATATGTAGAACGGTTTGTCGAGGATGTGGATTTGTCCAAAGTACTGACCGCTTCCCACGTCATGCGCCAGCCGGAAATGATACGTCCGGAGCGTGGACCCCGGGTTGCCCTGCAGCTCATGCGGGACAGCGGCGTATCCAGCCTGTACGTGGCGAATAATGAAATGAAGCTGCAGGGTGTGCTTACGGCGGACGATGCTTCAAGAGCGCTGAAAGAAAATAAAAGCATTCTTGAAGTACTGCAGCGGGAAATTCCCCGTGTCGGCCCGGATACCCTGCTGAATGACCTGTTTGAGCTAATGTCGGAGACTCATCTGCCCGTTGCAGTGGTCGATGAGAATGACCGGCTCAAGGGGATTGTCATTAAAGGGGCCGTGCTGTCTGCACTGGCCGGCAACGCGGTTCCGGAAGGAGGTACAAACTCATGA
- the yunB gene encoding sporulation protein YunB yields MGRIRKWGSRRAVMPNLGRLRLPKVSLHGLPRPAGRSPAFKAKPSRAGTTRQAGRSPAFKARPRGSASRLSGQGMTGGVRGSGKLFRLPGSSGGRNGGSAGAAPRPRRRGRFWLILSLVLVLGVLQGLRYVEKHLRPPIIHLAQIRVKQIATESINKAITSQVADGGDAEALIDWKTDKNGKISGFMLNYREHMRITSQAAEVIQSTLQELHNRTEHIPLGQALDSPLIASFGPDVPIKIEPQGAVKVELNTRQKNAGINMILVEVYIHIVTEVAVVVPFDMEPQVVDTEIPVSYLMVVGDVPMYYYDNQGRPVGENGSNAPGIAIPAPEQSGAKTGGTDNGADAGESGTGADQGNGSADIPSSGSGNSGNAGNAENSNTDAGGGE; encoded by the coding sequence ATGGGCAGAATTCGTAAATGGGGAAGCCGGAGAGCCGTGATGCCGAACCTTGGCCGCCTGCGGCTGCCGAAGGTAAGCTTGCATGGCTTGCCGAGACCGGCAGGGCGCAGCCCGGCATTCAAGGCGAAGCCGTCGAGAGCGGGAACTACGCGTCAGGCGGGGCGCAGTCCGGCCTTTAAGGCAAGACCGCGGGGCTCCGCTAGCCGGCTGTCCGGCCAGGGCATGACCGGCGGAGTCCGGGGCAGCGGGAAGCTGTTCAGGCTGCCGGGCAGCAGCGGCGGCAGGAATGGGGGCAGCGCCGGAGCTGCACCGCGTCCGCGCAGGCGGGGGCGCTTCTGGCTCATTCTGAGCCTTGTGCTGGTACTGGGTGTGCTGCAGGGCCTGCGTTATGTGGAGAAGCATTTGCGTCCGCCGATCATCCATCTGGCCCAGATCAGGGTAAAGCAAATCGCCACGGAATCGATTAACAAGGCGATTACCTCCCAGGTTGCCGATGGGGGGGACGCGGAGGCGCTGATCGACTGGAAAACGGATAAGAATGGCAAAATCTCAGGCTTCATGCTTAATTACAGAGAGCATATGCGGATAACTTCACAGGCGGCAGAGGTCATCCAGTCCACGCTGCAGGAGCTGCATAACCGGACAGAGCATATTCCGCTCGGCCAGGCGCTGGACAGTCCGCTTATTGCCTCCTTCGGTCCCGATGTTCCGATTAAGATTGAACCGCAGGGAGCGGTGAAGGTAGAGCTGAATACCCGCCAGAAAAATGCGGGCATTAATATGATTCTCGTCGAGGTATACATTCATATCGTTACCGAAGTCGCCGTCGTCGTTCCATTTGATATGGAGCCGCAGGTGGTGGATACAGAAATTCCTGTGTCCTATCTGATGGTTGTGGGAGATGTGCCGATGTATTATTACGACAACCAGGGCAGGCCTGTCGGAGAGAACGGCAGCAACGCGCCGGGGATTGCAATTCCGGCGCCTGAACAGTCCGGAGCCAAGACCGGGGGAACGGATAACGGGGCAGATGCCGGGGAAAGCGGAACAGGCGCGGATCAGGGCAACGGTTCTGCAGACATACCGTCTTCCGGCAGCGGGAATTCAGGAAACGCGGGGAATGCGGAGAACAGCAACACAGATGCGGGCGGAGGGGAGTAA
- a CDS encoding M23 family metallopeptidase, whose product MLALFKKTLPWRTVLCLSAAAMLWGASQAAAAEAARRVNPPAVQSGSSSAASIVDPAAARKELYEQMSAATGIPWFRFAAIDQYERTIAKKKSTADALASSRITAISIPGPVWSGPLNPDQADTSPDSISFFGGMGVDGSGDGLADSSNDADQLYSMARHLLKYGNSANDFSIGVWEYYHNGRAAQRVAQFAKLYEHFGRLDLSGSAFPLPLGNKYAYRSTWGTGRSWGGARIHEGTDLFAPQGLPVRSTCFGIVETKGWNRYGGWRIGIRDIENRYHYYAHLSGYDKSVTRGDIVTPGQIIGWVGSSGYGSPGTQGKFPPHLHYGIYRDRGTTEWAFDPYPLLKQWENQEYRALRKNKKNK is encoded by the coding sequence ATGCTTGCCTTGTTCAAAAAGACCCTACCATGGAGAACCGTATTGTGCCTGTCCGCAGCCGCAATGCTGTGGGGTGCAAGCCAGGCTGCCGCCGCTGAAGCCGCCCGGAGGGTCAACCCTCCTGCAGTCCAGTCCGGCAGCTCTTCCGCAGCAAGCATAGTAGACCCTGCGGCAGCGCGAAAAGAATTGTATGAGCAGATGAGTGCAGCCACCGGCATTCCCTGGTTCCGCTTCGCTGCGATTGATCAATACGAACGGACCATCGCCAAGAAAAAATCAACCGCAGATGCTTTAGCATCCTCCCGCATTACCGCCATCAGTATTCCTGGACCGGTATGGTCCGGCCCGCTGAATCCGGACCAGGCGGATACTTCTCCGGATTCGATCAGTTTCTTTGGCGGAATGGGGGTTGACGGTTCTGGAGATGGCCTAGCTGATTCTTCTAACGATGCCGATCAGCTCTACAGCATGGCAAGACATCTGCTGAAATACGGGAATTCTGCCAATGATTTCAGTATCGGCGTCTGGGAATATTATCATAACGGCCGTGCCGCCCAGCGGGTGGCCCAGTTTGCCAAGCTGTACGAGCATTTTGGACGGCTGGATTTATCCGGCAGCGCCTTTCCGCTGCCCCTCGGAAATAAATATGCTTACCGCAGCACCTGGGGCACAGGCAGAAGCTGGGGAGGTGCCCGCATTCATGAAGGAACGGACCTTTTTGCCCCTCAAGGCCTGCCTGTACGCAGCACCTGCTTCGGCATTGTTGAGACGAAAGGCTGGAACCGCTATGGCGGCTGGCGGATTGGTATCCGGGATATTGAAAACCGCTACCACTACTACGCGCACTTATCCGGTTACGATAAGTCGGTCACACGCGGAGATATTGTAACACCAGGCCAGATTATCGGCTGGGTCGGCAGCTCCGGCTACGGCAGCCCCGGCACTCAAGGCAAATTCCCTCCGCATCTGCATTACGGCATTTATCGTGACCGCGGCACTACGGAATGGGCCTTTGATCCATATCCGCTGCTGAAGCAGTGGGAGAATCAGGAGTACCGGGCGCTCCGGAAAAATAAGAAGAACAAATAA
- the lipA gene encoding lipoyl synthase, which produces MTNRTAKQPKPDWIRIKLTTGDNYQDIKGMMRSKTLHTVCEEARCPNIYECWANRTATFMILGDICTRACRFCAVNTGQPTELDLLEPERVAEAAEGMKLKHCVVTSVARDDLKDGGASIFAETVAAIRKRLPLCSVEVLIPDFLGDRESLEIVMNSRPDILNHNIETVERMSDRVRAKAKYRRSLELLRRAKEMKPDIPTKSSIMLGVGEEWDEILQAMDDLRAVDCDILTLGQYLQPSDKHLDVVKYYPPEEFAALKEEGLKRGFSHVEAGPLVRSSYHAHDQVKSAAKTREERSVSL; this is translated from the coding sequence TTGACTAACCGAACAGCCAAACAGCCCAAGCCAGACTGGATTAGAATTAAGTTAACGACCGGTGATAATTATCAGGATATTAAAGGCATGATGCGGTCCAAAACTTTACATACCGTATGTGAGGAAGCACGCTGCCCGAATATTTATGAGTGCTGGGCGAACCGCACGGCTACCTTTATGATTCTCGGTGACATTTGTACACGTGCCTGCCGGTTCTGTGCTGTTAATACAGGCCAGCCTACAGAGCTTGATCTTCTCGAGCCGGAACGCGTTGCGGAAGCCGCAGAAGGAATGAAGCTTAAGCATTGTGTAGTAACCAGCGTAGCCCGTGATGATCTGAAGGATGGAGGCGCCAGTATCTTTGCCGAGACCGTGGCGGCTATCCGCAAGCGGCTTCCGCTATGCAGTGTGGAAGTGCTGATTCCTGATTTTCTCGGAGACCGGGAGAGTCTGGAGATTGTTATGAACAGCCGCCCGGATATCCTGAATCATAATATCGAAACCGTAGAGCGGATGTCTGACCGTGTACGGGCAAAAGCCAAGTACCGCCGGTCCCTGGAGCTGCTGCGCCGGGCCAAGGAGATGAAGCCGGATATTCCGACCAAATCGAGCATCATGCTTGGCGTAGGCGAGGAATGGGACGAGATCCTGCAGGCCATGGATGATCTGCGGGCAGTAGATTGTGATATATTGACATTAGGGCAATATCTGCAGCCTTCCGACAAGCATTTGGACGTGGTGAAATACTATCCGCCGGAAGAATTCGCTGCGCTTAAGGAAGAGGGGCTGAAGCGCGGTTTCAGTCATGTGGAGGCAGGGCCGCTTGTCCGCAGCTCGTATCATGCGCATGATCAGGTCAAGTCCGCTGCTAAGACCCGTGAGGAGCGTTCTGTGAGCCTGTAA
- a CDS encoding glycine betaine ABC transporter substrate-binding protein, with protein sequence MIKKKSIGLLLTVLLVAVLAGCSSESSGGKTVKLAYVAWDSEIASTYVVKEVLESKLGMSVEMLQVDAGPMWAGVADGSADAMVAAWLPGTHASYLEQYGDKMEDLGANLEGTKTGLAVPTYVDINSIEDLKNSALAGTLQGRIVGIEPGAGIMMSTEQAIADYGLSDYTLLESSSAAMVQELEKAYQNNEPIVVTAWTPHWMFANMDLKYLEDPKGVYGGAEEIHTMVRTGLAEDMPEVYQFLDQFNWTPEDMEQVMVDIQAGAAPEDAAKSWVEEHADQVESWTVQAQE encoded by the coding sequence TTGATAAAGAAAAAAAGTATAGGATTACTGCTAACAGTGCTGCTGGTAGCTGTCTTGGCCGGATGTTCATCCGAATCAAGCGGCGGGAAAACGGTGAAGCTGGCTTACGTGGCCTGGGATTCGGAGATTGCCAGCACTTATGTTGTTAAGGAAGTGCTGGAGTCGAAGCTCGGGATGAGCGTGGAGATGCTGCAGGTGGATGCCGGCCCGATGTGGGCAGGTGTCGCTGACGGAAGTGCCGATGCGATGGTGGCAGCCTGGCTGCCCGGCACACATGCTTCATATCTGGAACAATACGGCGATAAAATGGAAGATCTGGGCGCGAATCTGGAGGGCACAAAGACCGGCCTTGCTGTTCCGACGTATGTGGATATCAACTCGATTGAAGATCTGAAGAACAGTGCATTGGCCGGAACGCTGCAGGGCCGGATTGTCGGCATTGAGCCGGGAGCCGGGATTATGATGTCTACAGAGCAGGCTATCGCAGACTATGGCCTGAGCGATTATACACTGCTCGAAAGCTCATCGGCGGCAATGGTTCAGGAGCTGGAAAAAGCGTATCAGAACAATGAGCCGATTGTAGTGACGGCCTGGACCCCGCACTGGATGTTCGCCAATATGGACCTGAAATATCTGGAAGACCCTAAAGGTGTATACGGGGGAGCCGAGGAGATCCATACTATGGTGCGTACGGGCCTAGCGGAGGATATGCCGGAGGTGTATCAATTCCTGGATCAATTCAACTGGACGCCTGAAGATATGGAACAGGTTATGGTTGATATTCAGGCCGGAGCAGCACCGGAAGATGCAGCCAAGAGCTGGGTGGAAGAGCATGCCGATCAGGTGGAAAGCTGGACTGTTCAGGCACAAGAATAG
- a CDS encoding ABC transporter permease has product MNIPKIPIGKGVEWIEDWLMTYFGPLFDLIHAIIGGMVTGIETALTFLPAIVLTIIIAALAYWIGKWRMALFAVIGLLLIDNLGLWSPSMQSLALVLTASVLAVLIGVPVGVLCAQSKTVQNIVTPVLDFMQTMPAFVYLLPAVSFFSLGVVPGVIASIIFAIPPTIRLTNLGIRQVSPELVEAADAFGSTPGQKLFKLQLPIALPTIMAGINQTIMLSLSMVVISSMIGAQGVGAYVYRAVSQAKTGAGFEAGIAIVIIAILLDRLTQKLFKPKQS; this is encoded by the coding sequence ATGAATATTCCCAAAATTCCTATAGGTAAAGGCGTAGAGTGGATCGAGGATTGGCTGATGACTTACTTCGGTCCGCTGTTCGACCTGATTCACGCTATTATCGGCGGGATGGTCACCGGGATTGAAACGGCCTTGACCTTTCTTCCGGCGATTGTGCTGACTATTATTATAGCCGCGCTTGCTTATTGGATCGGCAAATGGCGTATGGCGCTGTTTGCGGTGATCGGGCTGCTGCTGATTGATAATCTCGGCCTGTGGAGCCCGTCTATGCAGTCGCTGGCGCTGGTATTGACCGCCTCGGTACTGGCTGTACTGATCGGCGTTCCGGTCGGCGTGCTTTGTGCCCAGAGCAAGACGGTGCAGAATATTGTGACTCCGGTGCTCGATTTTATGCAGACCATGCCTGCGTTTGTGTATCTGCTGCCTGCGGTATCCTTTTTCTCGCTGGGCGTCGTTCCCGGAGTGATTGCTTCTATTATATTTGCGATTCCGCCAACGATCCGGCTAACGAATCTGGGAATTCGGCAGGTATCGCCTGAGCTGGTAGAAGCGGCGGATGCCTTCGGATCTACGCCAGGCCAGAAGCTGTTCAAGCTTCAGCTGCCAATTGCCCTGCCGACCATAATGGCCGGCATTAACCAGACGATTATGCTGTCACTGTCCATGGTTGTCATCTCTTCGATGATCGGTGCGCAGGGCGTAGGAGCCTACGTATACCGGGCGGTATCACAGGCGAAGACCGGAGCGGGCTTTGAAGCGGGTATTGCGATCGTCATCATTGCGATTCTGCTCGACCGCCTGACACAGAAGCTGTTCAAACCCAAACAATCATAG
- a CDS encoding GbsR/MarR family transcriptional regulator, producing MNDLEGLPPEQIQRISKARERVIDSIGKNMDLYGITLSIGHLYGYMYFNEGPVTLDDLSRTMGMSKTSMSTGVRTLLDLKMIDKVWGKGTRKDLFEVVPDWHQNFSDYFSIKWRKAVEGNMTALAKSLAEIKAMQTEYAEDAEDAEVLRLLTNDEAKIEEAIKYYRWLLKLIEALETGKIFELIPKET from the coding sequence ATGAACGATTTAGAAGGGCTTCCGCCCGAGCAGATACAGCGAATCAGCAAGGCCCGCGAACGGGTGATTGATTCCATCGGCAAAAATATGGATTTGTACGGAATTACACTGTCCATCGGGCATTTATATGGATATATGTATTTTAATGAGGGCCCCGTAACGCTGGATGATTTAAGCCGCACCATGGGGATGAGCAAGACCTCTATGAGCACCGGCGTCCGTACGCTGCTTGATCTTAAGATGATTGACAAAGTGTGGGGAAAAGGAACGCGCAAGGATCTGTTCGAGGTCGTGCCTGACTGGCATCAGAATTTCAGCGATTATTTCTCCATTAAGTGGCGCAAAGCCGTGGAGGGCAATATGACTGCACTGGCAAAGTCACTGGCCGAAATCAAAGCGATGCAGACCGAATACGCGGAGGATGCGGAGGATGCGGAGGTGCTGCGGCTGCTGACGAATGATGAAGCCAAAATTGAGGAAGCCATCAAATACTACCGCTGGCTGCTGAAGCTGATCGAGGCGCTGGAAACCGGCAAAATTTTTGAACTTATTCCTAAGGAAACCTAA
- a CDS encoding alpha amylase N-terminal ig-like domain-containing protein: protein MPTHWFFYHTAEDPFAFPAGPGALKLRLFVQGGQQLCCTVIHSDRYDSPGSEQPLLMERIGSAGAYEIHEAVILTETGKCRYLFHAQNPAGEYVWFGERGVAGNREHAGSFQYAYMHRPEALKLPSWSTGAVVYQIYPSSFNHGTLQGITEKIPYLQELGVTAIYMTPIFESPSEHKYNTSDYYRIDPAFGSIDDLKALVEEAHRHGIKVLLDAVFNHAGDTFFAFRDVLEHGEHSRYKDWFFIRSYPVRQLPSPTYETFAKAEASMPKLNMDNPETADYMLAVAKYWVREAGIDGWRLDVANEVNPQFWTRLRRELKAEFPELLLIGEIMHASGPWLRGDQFDGGMNYVLREAVLEFFALQASGPVRFMEQLLHAEALCNDQANSAMFQLLGSHDTERFLTACKENGRGWDREGTALKRMKLAVFFQLTYIGIPMIYYGDEVGMEGATDPHCRKPMLWQAQEQNAELHEWYKTLIALRRQHTILQKGTFRPWFTDEVRGVLGFVRRWEQDKIGVIINNSPNAYQLELCSLHSDKNVMTDLLSGATIRNSGRILAEIEPFGCLLLY from the coding sequence ATGCCGACACACTGGTTTTTCTATCATACGGCCGAAGATCCGTTTGCTTTTCCCGCCGGCCCGGGTGCATTGAAGCTGCGGTTATTCGTGCAAGGCGGCCAGCAGTTATGCTGTACCGTAATTCATTCTGACCGTTATGATTCACCCGGCAGTGAACAGCCGCTGCTGATGGAACGGATCGGTTCTGCCGGTGCCTACGAGATTCATGAGGCCGTCATTTTAACGGAAACCGGTAAATGCAGATATTTATTTCATGCCCAGAATCCGGCAGGTGAGTATGTATGGTTCGGAGAGAGGGGAGTGGCTGGAAACAGAGAGCATGCCGGGTCTTTTCAGTATGCTTATATGCACAGGCCCGAGGCGCTGAAGCTGCCGTCATGGAGCACCGGGGCTGTTGTCTATCAGATATACCCCAGCAGCTTCAACCACGGAACCCTGCAGGGTATCACCGAAAAAATACCATATCTCCAGGAGCTGGGAGTAACGGCTATATACATGACCCCTATCTTCGAGTCACCTTCTGAACATAAATATAATACTTCGGATTATTACCGGATTGACCCGGCCTTTGGCAGTATAGACGACCTTAAGGCACTCGTTGAAGAAGCGCACCGCCATGGCATTAAAGTATTGCTGGATGCAGTGTTCAACCATGCGGGAGATACGTTTTTTGCGTTCAGAGATGTCCTGGAGCATGGTGAGCATTCACGCTATAAAGACTGGTTTTTTATCCGTTCCTACCCGGTCCGTCAGCTTCCCTCTCCTACCTATGAAACCTTCGCCAAAGCAGAAGCTTCTATGCCAAAGTTGAATATGGATAACCCCGAGACAGCTGATTATATGCTTGCCGTGGCCAAATATTGGGTACGTGAAGCGGGAATTGACGGCTGGCGTCTGGATGTGGCGAATGAAGTGAATCCGCAGTTCTGGACACGGCTGCGCCGGGAGCTGAAAGCGGAGTTTCCCGAACTGCTGCTGATTGGGGAAATTATGCATGCATCCGGCCCGTGGCTAAGGGGAGATCAGTTTGATGGCGGGATGAATTATGTTCTGCGGGAGGCGGTGCTGGAGTTTTTTGCACTGCAGGCGAGCGGTCCGGTGCGCTTTATGGAACAGCTGCTTCATGCTGAAGCCCTATGCAACGATCAGGCCAACTCGGCCATGTTCCAGCTGCTCGGAAGCCATGATACAGAGCGCTTCCTGACAGCCTGCAAGGAGAATGGACGCGGCTGGGACCGGGAAGGCACGGCACTTAAGCGGATGAAGCTGGCTGTTTTTTTTCAGCTGACTTATATCGGCATTCCGATGATTTATTACGGAGACGAGGTTGGCATGGAGGGGGCGACCGATCCGCACTGCCGGAAACCCATGCTCTGGCAGGCGCAGGAGCAGAATGCGGAGCTGCATGAATGGTACAAGACGCTGATTGCCCTCAGAAGACAGCATACCATCCTGCAAAAGGGTACTTTCCGCCCCTGGTTCACAGACGAAGTGCGGGGTGTGCTTGGCTTTGTCCGGCGCTGGGAACAGGATAAGATCGGCGTGATTATTAATAATTCTCCGAACGCCTACCAGCTTGAACTATGCAGCCTCCATTCTGACAAAAATGTGATGACCGACCTGCTCAGCGGGGCAACCATCCGGAATTCTGGCCGAATTCTCGCGGAGATTGAACCCTTCGGCTGCTTGCTGCTGTACTGA
- a CDS encoding alpha/beta hydrolase — protein MNGCLFIHGFTGGEYEISPLSQFMEQHNYHSRTFTLKGHGGSRQDLLQSDRFDWQKSAEDELNKLLEEYEAVHLIGFSTGALIASHLSVQYPARIQSLTLLSTPVFPLNPLEILRTLGSLTMLKNYFSKFGSTPAKATREFQRLVRESFDIYPQITIPTLIVQGKRDHLVKTKSAGFLKQAIPSERKQVLMIEKSGHMVCHCNDSKRVMNEVLQFIESSGAS, from the coding sequence ATGAACGGCTGTTTATTCATTCACGGCTTCACCGGCGGCGAATATGAAATCTCCCCGTTGTCACAGTTTATGGAGCAGCATAATTACCATTCCCGGACGTTTACATTGAAGGGCCATGGCGGCAGCAGACAGGATCTGCTGCAGTCAGACCGGTTTGACTGGCAGAAAAGTGCTGAAGATGAATTGAATAAGCTGCTTGAAGAATATGAGGCGGTTCATCTTATCGGTTTTTCCACCGGTGCGCTGATCGCCTCCCATCTGTCTGTGCAATATCCTGCCCGTATCCAATCACTCACACTGCTGTCAACGCCTGTATTCCCGCTGAATCCGCTGGAGATTCTGAGAACCTTGGGCAGTTTGACCATGCTTAAGAATTACTTCAGCAAATTCGGCTCCACACCGGCAAAGGCTACCCGGGAGTTTCAGCGGCTCGTCCGTGAGAGCTTTGACATCTACCCGCAAATAACAATCCCCACCCTGATCGTGCAGGGCAAAAGGGACCATCTGGTAAAGACCAAAAGCGCAGGCTTTCTTAAGCAGGCTATTCCCTCCGAACGCAAGCAGGTGCTCATGATAGAAAAAAGCGGCCATATGGTCTGCCATTGCAACGACAGTAAGCGGGTTATGAACGAAGTGCTGCAATTCATTGAAAGCTCGGGAGCTTCATGA